One window of Candidatus Microthrix subdominans genomic DNA carries:
- a CDS encoding FAD-dependent oxidoreductase, translated as MTVLPNGRPSTPPASPVSDVDVVVVGAGISGLAVADGLIRAGRSVRVFEAGPSLGGRIRSVEVPGGHADLGPTWFWPGEQRVARLVDEFGLPVHDQWTTGDALVAADGEVRRIDRPVMPPSYRFTNGAISLVDGLAGRLPSGAVTVDCPVTRVERATAHLTVHTSGGAWTAGAVIIAVPPSLAMDSGMIDPDHLEPSVAEAASSIPVWMGGVTKAVAIYPEPFWRQLGLSGTAFGPGQPFGEVHDMSGPNGTPAVLFGFAQAPLADPAEAFVGQLTALFGPKAAEPAQVLAVDWGRQPFTAPTRLGLTSRYDLYGSPHLTTPSWAGRLHWASTETATTAPGHIEGALAAAERTLGALLAG; from the coding sequence GTGACAGTGTTGCCCAATGGCCGACCTTCCACCCCGCCCGCCAGCCCGGTGAGCGACGTTGACGTCGTCGTCGTCGGTGCGGGCATCAGTGGCCTGGCCGTCGCCGACGGGCTGATCAGGGCAGGCCGCTCCGTCCGGGTGTTCGAGGCCGGACCGTCGCTCGGTGGCCGGATCCGGTCGGTTGAGGTACCCGGCGGGCACGCCGACCTGGGCCCCACCTGGTTTTGGCCCGGCGAGCAACGGGTCGCCCGCCTGGTCGACGAGTTCGGGCTGCCGGTTCACGATCAGTGGACCACCGGCGACGCGCTCGTCGCCGCCGACGGGGAAGTTCGACGCATCGATCGTCCGGTTATGCCGCCGTCCTACCGGTTCACCAACGGCGCCATCTCGCTCGTCGACGGACTGGCGGGCCGACTGCCCTCCGGCGCGGTGACGGTCGACTGCCCGGTCACGCGGGTCGAGCGAGCCACCGCTCACCTCACCGTCCACACCTCCGGGGGAGCATGGACCGCCGGCGCCGTCATCATCGCCGTCCCGCCGTCGCTCGCCATGGACAGCGGGATGATCGACCCGGACCATCTCGAGCCGTCGGTCGCCGAAGCGGCGTCGTCGATCCCGGTGTGGATGGGCGGCGTTACGAAGGCTGTGGCCATCTATCCCGAGCCGTTCTGGCGACAACTCGGGCTGTCCGGAACGGCCTTCGGCCCAGGCCAGCCGTTCGGTGAGGTTCACGACATGAGCGGCCCGAACGGCACACCCGCCGTGCTTTTCGGGTTCGCCCAGGCGCCGCTCGCGGATCCAGCCGAAGCGTTCGTCGGACAGCTGACCGCCCTGTTCGGGCCGAAGGCCGCAGAACCGGCTCAGGTGCTGGCCGTCGACTGGGGCCGGCAACCGTTCACTGCGCCGACCCGCCTCGGACTCACCAGCCGCTACGACCTGTACGGATCGCCGCACCTCACCACGCCGAGCTGGGCGGGTCGGCTCCACTGGGCGTCGACCGAGACCGCCACCACCGCGCCGGGCCACATCGAGGGAGCCCTCGCCGCAGCCGAGCGAACCCTCGGGGCCCTTCTCGCTGGCTGA
- a CDS encoding DUF998 domain-containing protein has protein sequence MGTTATVLAAAALVALVAAVACLVQLHRVAPDVAPLHDPVSDYGAGPHAAWYRAQVVLVGLASVAIWVGLRSADLDGDGSTWLLVFAISRVLIAGFPTDLPGAERTSTGIIHNLLAATAFAAIAIAASRLGGGLADSPSWVFAGSWFGWLGALVAITAVALAVAWLAPCILRTYFGLVERCWYAAMFAWLVATAIGLLVG, from the coding sequence GTGGGGACGACAGCAACCGTCTTGGCAGCTGCAGCGCTGGTAGCGCTTGTTGCGGCCGTCGCCTGCCTGGTCCAACTTCATCGCGTGGCGCCCGACGTGGCACCGTTGCATGACCCGGTCAGCGACTACGGCGCCGGCCCGCACGCTGCGTGGTACCGCGCTCAGGTCGTTTTGGTCGGGCTCGCGTCCGTCGCCATCTGGGTTGGGTTGCGGTCGGCGGATCTCGACGGCGACGGCAGCACCTGGCTGCTCGTCTTCGCGATCAGCCGCGTGCTGATCGCCGGGTTCCCGACCGACCTGCCCGGGGCCGAGCGGACCAGCACCGGCATCATCCACAACCTGCTCGCGGCCACGGCGTTCGCGGCCATCGCGATCGCAGCCAGCAGACTCGGAGGCGGACTCGCGGACAGTCCGTCGTGGGTCTTTGCCGGCTCGTGGTTCGGGTGGCTGGGGGCCTTGGTGGCGATCACCGCCGTCGCGCTGGCGGTCGCCTGGCTTGCCCCCTGCATCTTGCGCACCTACTTCGGCCTGGTCGAGCGGTGTTGGTATGCGGCGATGTTCGCCTGGCTGGTGGCCACGGCGATTGGCCTGCTCGTCGGCTGA
- a CDS encoding ATP-binding cassette domain-containing protein has translation MRPESHASAAPTGRNPEDASAEGDVVLRVDHLTKRYGDHTVVDDLTFVASPGRVTGFLGPNGSGKSTAMKVMLDLAAADQGTCTIGGRRYRDLANPARTVGALLESNAFHPGRSGRNHLMFLADATGTPHSRVDEMLEQVGLAHAANRRAGAYSLGMGQRLGLAAALLGEPKVLILDEPGNGLDPQGTRTLRDLLRAHAAGGGTVLVSSHLLGEVEHLVDDVIVINEGRLVAQGALADLQQPASLVRARESDRLAAVLEGEGATTSAHATNTLVVRGMPIDEIGDRAFTNGIALNELSPHGESLEELFLGWTSDLTTAEEGLTP, from the coding sequence ATGAGACCGGAATCGCACGCATCCGCTGCACCGACGGGACGGAACCCGGAGGACGCTTCGGCCGAAGGTGACGTTGTCCTTCGCGTTGATCACCTCACGAAGCGCTACGGCGACCACACGGTGGTCGATGACCTCACCTTCGTGGCGTCGCCCGGCCGGGTGACCGGATTTCTTGGGCCGAACGGCTCCGGCAAGTCCACGGCCATGAAGGTCATGCTCGATCTTGCCGCCGCCGACCAAGGGACGTGCACGATCGGCGGTCGCCGCTACCGCGATCTGGCGAACCCCGCCCGCACCGTTGGGGCGCTGCTCGAGTCCAACGCCTTTCACCCGGGCCGAAGCGGCCGCAACCATCTGATGTTTCTGGCCGATGCCACCGGTACCCCTCACTCGCGGGTGGACGAGATGCTCGAACAGGTCGGGCTCGCCCACGCAGCGAACCGACGAGCGGGCGCCTACTCGCTTGGCATGGGTCAGCGCCTCGGCCTTGCTGCTGCGCTCCTCGGTGAGCCGAAGGTGCTCATCCTCGACGAGCCGGGCAACGGGCTCGATCCCCAGGGCACCCGAACGCTGCGCGACCTGCTCCGTGCCCACGCCGCAGGTGGCGGGACGGTGCTGGTGTCGAGCCACCTGCTCGGGGAGGTCGAGCACCTGGTCGACGATGTCATCGTCATCAACGAGGGCCGATTGGTCGCCCAGGGTGCCCTCGCAGATCTACAGCAGCCGGCGTCGCTCGTCCGGGCCCGCGAGTCGGATCGACTCGCCGCAGTGCTCGAGGGCGAGGGCGCCACCACGTCGGCCCACGCAACCAACACGCTGGTCGTTCGCGGCATGCCGATCGACGAGATCGGCGACCGGGCCTTCACCAACGGCATCGCCCTGAACGAGCTGTCGCCACACGGGGAATCGCTCGAAGAGCTGTTTCTGGGTTGGACCTCCGACCTGACCACCGCCGAGGAGGGCCTCACGCCATGA
- a CDS encoding FAD-dependent monooxygenase, translating to MNQHDASAREHAVVIAGGGPTGLMLAGELALAGVDVAIVERRADQSLDGSRAGGLHARTLEVLDQRGIVDRFVEAGQTHPALGYSGFWLDITDFPTRHPYVLALWQKDFEPILAGWIDELGVPSYRQTDVAGFVQVDGGVTTELSDGRRLRSQYLVGCDGGRSTVRTAAGIDFVGLDAATSWVIAEVVMDGEPEVGMRHDSLGTHGIGPSGNDGLMRVVLTERELGEGRPDLDDLRAALKVVYGSDFGLRSADWISRFTDMTRQATTYRDRRVLLAGDAAHVHPPQGGQGLNIGVQDAVNLGWKLAQVVDGISPDSLLDTYTAERHPVGTRVLRNTMVQVALAKADDRHQALRDAMGELLEMDEPRRHVAAMLSGLDVHYDLGGSHPLVGRRMPDLELDTADGRIRVFDLLQKARPVLLNLAGSGDVDPGVWADRVTVVVATHSGAWELPVIGEVPAPAAVLIRPDGYVAWTGDVGQDDLHAALTAWFGAATDR from the coding sequence ATGAACCAACACGACGCGTCGGCGCGAGAGCATGCGGTGGTTATTGCAGGAGGTGGGCCGACCGGATTGATGCTGGCGGGAGAACTGGCCCTTGCGGGCGTCGATGTCGCCATCGTCGAACGGCGGGCGGACCAGAGCCTGGACGGCTCCCGGGCGGGTGGGCTGCATGCCCGCACGCTCGAGGTGCTCGACCAGCGCGGCATCGTCGATCGGTTCGTCGAGGCCGGGCAGACGCACCCGGCCCTCGGCTACTCCGGGTTCTGGCTGGACATCACCGATTTCCCGACCCGTCACCCCTACGTGCTGGCGTTGTGGCAGAAGGACTTCGAGCCGATCCTGGCCGGCTGGATCGACGAGCTCGGGGTGCCGTCCTACCGCCAGACCGACGTGGCCGGTTTCGTCCAGGTCGACGGGGGCGTCACGACCGAACTGTCCGACGGTCGGCGGCTGCGGAGCCAGTATCTGGTGGGATGCGACGGTGGCCGCAGCACGGTGCGGACGGCCGCCGGCATCGACTTTGTCGGGTTGGACGCAGCCACCAGTTGGGTCATCGCCGAGGTGGTGATGGACGGCGAACCCGAGGTGGGAATGCGCCACGACAGCCTCGGCACCCATGGCATCGGCCCGAGCGGCAACGACGGGTTGATGCGCGTGGTGCTGACCGAACGGGAGCTCGGCGAGGGCCGCCCCGACCTTGACGACCTGCGCGCCGCACTCAAGGTTGTGTACGGCAGCGACTTTGGCCTGCGCAGCGCCGACTGGATCTCCAGGTTCACCGACATGACCCGCCAGGCGACGACCTACCGCGACCGGAGGGTGCTGCTGGCCGGCGATGCCGCCCACGTCCACCCGCCGCAGGGCGGCCAGGGCCTCAACATCGGCGTTCAGGATGCGGTCAACCTGGGTTGGAAGCTCGCCCAGGTGGTCGACGGCATCTCACCGGACAGCCTGCTCGACACCTACACGGCCGAGCGCCACCCGGTCGGCACCCGGGTGCTGCGCAACACGATGGTCCAGGTGGCGCTCGCCAAGGCCGATGATCGGCACCAGGCGCTGCGTGACGCGATGGGCGAACTGCTCGAGATGGACGAACCACGTCGCCACGTGGCCGCCATGTTGTCCGGCCTCGACGTCCACTACGACCTGGGCGGAAGCCACCCGCTGGTGGGACGGCGGATGCCCGACCTGGAACTCGACACCGCCGACGGACGGATCCGGGTGTTCGATCTGCTCCAGAAGGCCCGGCCGGTCCTATTGAATCTCGCCGGCTCGGGCGACGTCGACCCCGGGGTGTGGGCCGATCGGGTCACCGTGGTCGTCGCCACGCACAGCGGGGCGTGGGAGCTGCCGGTGATCGGCGAGGTGCCGGCTCCCGCCGCAGTGCTGATCCGCCCCGACGGTTACGTCGCCTGGACCGGCGACGTCGGCCAGGACGATCTGCACGCGGCGCTTACCGCCTGGTTCGGCGCGGCCACAGACCGCTGA
- a CDS encoding NERD domain-containing protein: MTQFIKARRHERRFSTERAGASGRAFASERLRAFVRRVAAHLAITTAVAISLGALVFLLPSQFDAVKGFAFGAWTAFVITSAYNWCMIASGASQSMMGEQGEVWTDGELRSLRKRGWRVVNHLTLKHGDIDHVAIGPGGLMVIESKWNSSPLALDGTDRWVGNWADQARRNTDDVKRFIGWGARADAPISPLLVVWGPHVRPTTDEFHRADNGVTIVAGKRLRQALDDLADERTDRDEIERAYAKLAEHAERRDRADIERDGPRPRSANEIMTQAALLALTGLASMMASAFALRLPLWAWVPAAIAIVAPGIVATRRPSVRRLGVAWLAGFGATVVLLIAVIITNLG, from the coding sequence GTGACTCAGTTCATCAAAGCGCGACGCCACGAGCGTCGCTTCAGCACGGAACGCGCAGGTGCGTCTGGGCGGGCGTTCGCATCCGAGCGGCTACGGGCATTCGTCCGGCGCGTGGCGGCACATCTTGCAATCACAACGGCGGTAGCGATCTCGCTCGGCGCGCTTGTCTTCCTTCTACCCAGCCAGTTCGACGCGGTGAAAGGGTTCGCGTTCGGGGCATGGACCGCCTTCGTCATCACGTCCGCCTACAACTGGTGCATGATCGCAAGTGGCGCTTCTCAATCGATGATGGGCGAACAAGGCGAGGTCTGGACCGATGGGGAACTCCGGTCACTCCGAAAGCGGGGGTGGCGGGTGGTGAATCACCTCACGCTGAAGCACGGCGACATCGACCACGTCGCCATCGGGCCAGGCGGGCTCATGGTCATCGAGTCCAAGTGGAACAGCTCACCGCTGGCACTCGACGGGACTGATCGCTGGGTCGGAAATTGGGCCGACCAGGCGAGGCGCAACACCGACGACGTGAAGCGGTTTATCGGCTGGGGCGCACGGGCAGACGCACCGATCAGCCCCCTCCTCGTCGTCTGGGGCCCTCACGTCCGGCCGACCACTGACGAATTTCATCGCGCCGACAACGGCGTCACCATCGTTGCCGGCAAGCGGCTACGTCAGGCCCTCGACGACCTCGCCGACGAGCGCACGGATCGAGACGAAATTGAGCGCGCCTACGCCAAACTCGCCGAGCACGCCGAGCGCCGAGATCGTGCGGACATCGAGCGCGATGGGCCCAGACCCCGCTCGGCTAACGAGATCATGACCCAAGCGGCGCTGCTGGCGTTGACGGGCTTGGCTTCAATGATGGCGTCCGCATTCGCCCTCCGTCTTCCTCTATGGGCGTGGGTTCCCGCCGCCATCGCCATCGTGGCTCCTGGCATCGTGGCGACCCGTCGTCCAAGCGTGAGGCGCTTGGGGGTCGCGTGGCTCGCCGGCTTCGGAGCGACAGTTGTTCTTCTGATTGCCGTCATCATCACCAACCTCGGATAG
- a CDS encoding ATP-binding protein: MDPRNNPYNPGAGLRPVALAGRDRDIEAFEILADRAQSGKLARSVVFTGLRGVGKTVLLGELAGRALSRRWLVVQIEAEPTRFDKSLATGLANGARRNRGWMSKATENATNALGSITSFQATVGASGLSLGFDRVPGRADTGNLAHDLVDLVEAIGQAAKDDGTGVLLVIDEMQELTKKQMSAVCRSCHSAGQLNLPWFVIGGGLPNLPTQLAEAESYAERLFDYRLVDKLSPTDARVALLDPATAEGVEWDQGAEQFVLDEARGYPYFLQQFGNTVWNAAVGPSLISFDDAVVGVTDGQDKLDEGFYLSRWERATKSERKLLEAMALDDGAPSRIGDVVKRMKKRSQSDIGPARASLISKGITYSPEHGMLAFTVPGMADYVRRVKSS; encoded by the coding sequence ATGGACCCGCGCAACAACCCGTACAACCCAGGGGCCGGCCTCCGACCAGTCGCTCTCGCTGGACGGGACAGGGACATTGAGGCGTTCGAGATTCTCGCTGACCGGGCACAGAGCGGGAAGTTGGCGCGAAGCGTCGTGTTCACCGGACTGCGGGGCGTGGGAAAGACGGTTCTGCTCGGCGAGCTCGCCGGCAGAGCGTTGAGTCGCCGGTGGCTCGTCGTCCAGATCGAAGCGGAACCAACCCGGTTCGATAAATCGTTGGCCACCGGGCTGGCCAACGGGGCCCGACGTAATCGGGGGTGGATGTCCAAGGCAACGGAGAACGCCACCAACGCTCTCGGCTCGATCACGTCGTTCCAGGCCACGGTCGGCGCTTCTGGGCTGTCCCTTGGCTTCGACCGTGTTCCGGGTCGTGCCGACACCGGCAATCTTGCACACGACCTGGTCGACCTTGTCGAGGCGATTGGTCAGGCGGCAAAGGACGACGGCACAGGAGTCTTGTTAGTCATCGACGAGATGCAAGAGCTCACGAAGAAGCAGATGTCTGCTGTGTGCAGGTCGTGCCACAGCGCCGGACAGCTGAACTTGCCGTGGTTCGTCATCGGAGGTGGCCTGCCCAACCTGCCCACTCAATTGGCTGAGGCAGAGTCATACGCCGAGCGGCTGTTCGACTACCGACTTGTCGACAAGCTGTCCCCAACTGACGCCCGAGTTGCCTTGCTGGATCCGGCAACAGCCGAGGGGGTCGAATGGGATCAAGGCGCCGAGCAGTTCGTCCTGGACGAGGCGCGTGGCTACCCGTACTTCCTGCAACAGTTTGGGAACACAGTGTGGAACGCGGCTGTCGGCCCATCGCTGATTTCATTTGACGACGCCGTAGTGGGTGTTACAGACGGGCAGGACAAGCTCGACGAGGGGTTCTATCTGTCGCGCTGGGAGCGCGCCACCAAGAGCGAACGCAAACTTCTCGAAGCCATGGCTCTCGACGATGGTGCGCCCTCAAGGATTGGTGACGTGGTCAAGCGGATGAAGAAGAGGTCCCAAAGCGACATCGGCCCGGCACGAGCAAGCCTTATCAGCAAGGGCATCACCTATTCGCCAGAGCACGGCATGCTGGCGTTCACCGTCCCGGGAATGGCCGATTACGTTCGACGCGTCAAGAGCAGCTGA
- a CDS encoding SEC-C domain-containing protein — protein sequence MSDEDVGAALAEVIGGGVVPRTELKDRLVEAGYRIGAETLERGIQGDTRFFEMGDTVGYLPGLTEGVAFSVWIDPETAAEDYLLMYPTLDVIGWWLVECPVDLFDETGERIGAVESDGWLIDDVDTDVLVGPEGWLNQFADSWVAFRVRQGALVIERLADPPPVEPARAAAVRAAFDAVAEVQQYQPHDRDELVDVPRSEVSTLLQEALRADGSLFVGDPLAPSADLLAAAGLRFERPWVVPADLDPETFAAAEAERLAMVRWGVDAEDALAAQILLGAIRLHGGGSPIAFGTTSEDQEMSPALFEALLERKPVANIVASECSGAEMCDAARGWAESIAAVFEDDPTSWAAGWLVAHCQLVSGDVDDAAVLLDGLPSDIDHLPVLIDRARLAIERSQAKEARRLLTAAERLADDLPRMALLSFGYRQLIGELNEEVEVWADNQPRPMARRNERCPCGSGRKYKVCHLGRELHPIGDRSLWLYHKMVRFVREQEEESIDSLAWAMTGAMDEPHRWVEMVKAPMIPDMVLHEEHLGQRFLDGRRSTLPDDEMLLAQQWQLVDRSVFEVESTGPDVIVVRDLATGESIEVVNVEDGPASTPGTLLIGRPLPVGDIYRAFSGFMGLRPDLVQDALSVLDEKDPDALVALLGSMHRAPVMRNTDGQDMEPTTITWSLPDDSDVTVALTRAGFTDAGGAWTLVRDTANQSGAVVASLRLDGDTIEGNVNSAERAGELVELVAEHLPDAVHLSTEVVDLDEIDSSDAPALPDQSELLANPEIRAAMEAHMANYEAEWLDSPIPALGGRTPRDAAADPIAREELIRLLATFPELEAGDVGMSPERLRAALGL from the coding sequence ATGAGTGACGAAGATGTTGGTGCCGCCCTCGCCGAGGTGATCGGTGGTGGGGTGGTCCCCCGCACCGAGCTCAAGGATCGGCTGGTCGAGGCGGGGTATCGAATTGGAGCGGAGACCCTCGAGCGCGGGATCCAGGGCGACACCCGCTTCTTCGAGATGGGCGACACAGTGGGGTATCTCCCCGGCCTGACGGAGGGGGTGGCGTTCAGCGTGTGGATCGACCCCGAGACCGCCGCAGAGGACTACCTCCTGATGTACCCGACGCTGGACGTGATCGGGTGGTGGCTCGTGGAATGCCCGGTCGACCTGTTCGATGAGACCGGTGAGCGGATCGGCGCCGTCGAGAGCGACGGCTGGCTCATCGACGATGTCGACACCGACGTCCTGGTGGGCCCCGAAGGATGGCTGAACCAGTTCGCCGACTCGTGGGTGGCGTTTCGCGTCCGACAGGGAGCGCTCGTCATCGAGCGGCTCGCCGATCCGCCCCCGGTTGAACCCGCTCGTGCCGCTGCCGTGCGGGCGGCGTTCGACGCTGTTGCAGAGGTTCAGCAGTACCAACCCCATGACCGCGACGAACTGGTCGACGTCCCGCGGAGCGAGGTGTCGACGTTGCTCCAGGAGGCGTTGCGCGCTGACGGTTCGCTGTTTGTGGGCGACCCGCTGGCGCCGTCGGCCGACCTGCTCGCCGCAGCTGGTCTGCGCTTCGAGCGGCCCTGGGTCGTGCCCGCCGACCTTGATCCCGAGACCTTCGCCGCCGCAGAGGCCGAACGTCTGGCCATGGTTCGGTGGGGCGTCGATGCCGAGGACGCGCTGGCGGCGCAGATACTGCTGGGGGCGATCAGGCTTCACGGTGGGGGGAGCCCGATCGCGTTTGGGACAACCTCCGAGGATCAGGAGATGTCCCCTGCGTTGTTCGAGGCGCTGCTCGAGCGGAAGCCGGTCGCCAACATCGTCGCCTCCGAATGCTCCGGTGCCGAGATGTGCGACGCCGCCAGAGGATGGGCCGAGTCGATCGCTGCGGTCTTCGAGGACGACCCGACCAGCTGGGCCGCAGGTTGGCTGGTCGCCCACTGCCAGCTTGTCAGCGGCGACGTTGATGACGCGGCCGTGTTGCTCGATGGGCTGCCCTCCGACATCGATCACCTGCCGGTGTTGATCGACCGGGCCCGGCTCGCCATCGAGCGCAGCCAGGCCAAGGAAGCCAGGCGGCTTCTGACGGCGGCCGAGCGGCTGGCCGACGACCTCCCCAGGATGGCCCTGTTGTCCTTCGGGTATCGGCAGTTGATCGGTGAGCTCAACGAGGAGGTGGAGGTGTGGGCCGACAACCAGCCGAGGCCGATGGCGCGTCGAAACGAACGCTGCCCGTGCGGATCGGGCCGCAAGTACAAGGTGTGTCACCTGGGGCGCGAGCTGCACCCGATCGGAGACCGCTCACTTTGGCTCTACCACAAGATGGTCCGTTTCGTTCGGGAGCAGGAAGAGGAATCGATCGACTCGCTCGCCTGGGCGATGACCGGTGCCATGGACGAGCCCCATCGCTGGGTGGAGATGGTTAAGGCGCCGATGATCCCCGACATGGTGCTTCACGAGGAGCACCTCGGTCAGCGTTTCCTCGACGGTCGGCGATCAACCCTGCCAGACGATGAGATGCTTCTGGCCCAGCAGTGGCAACTGGTCGACCGCAGCGTGTTTGAGGTCGAGTCGACTGGTCCGGACGTCATCGTGGTTCGTGACCTCGCCACCGGCGAATCGATCGAAGTCGTCAACGTGGAGGATGGCCCGGCGTCGACGCCCGGGACGCTCCTGATTGGCCGTCCGCTGCCGGTAGGCGATATCTACCGCGCCTTTTCAGGCTTCATGGGACTGCGGCCGGACTTAGTCCAGGACGCCCTGTCGGTGCTGGACGAGAAGGATCCTGATGCGTTGGTTGCGTTACTCGGCTCGATGCATCGAGCGCCCGTCATGCGAAACACCGACGGCCAGGACATGGAGCCAACCACGATCACCTGGTCGTTGCCCGACGACTCCGACGTGACCGTTGCGCTCACCCGGGCGGGCTTCACCGATGCAGGAGGGGCCTGGACGCTCGTGCGCGACACCGCCAACCAATCGGGTGCGGTGGTCGCATCGCTCCGGCTGGACGGCGACACGATCGAGGGCAACGTCAACTCAGCCGAACGGGCCGGAGAACTCGTCGAGCTGGTCGCCGAGCACCTGCCGGACGCCGTCCATCTGAGCACGGAGGTGGTCGATCTCGACGAGATCGACTCAAGCGACGCACCCGCTCTGCCCGATCAGTCCGAGTTGCTGGCCAACCCTGAGATTCGGGCCGCGATGGAAGCACACATGGCGAACTACGAAGCGGAGTGGCTCGACAGCCCCATTCCGGCACTGGGTGGCCGGACGCCTCGCGATGCGGCCGCCGACCCGATCGCCCGCGAAGAGCTGATACGGCTGCTGGCGACGTTCCCGGAGCTGGAAGCGGGTGACGTCGGCATGAGCCCCGAACGTCTGCGGGCTGCGCTGGGTCTCTGA
- a CDS encoding type II toxin-antitoxin system Phd/YefM family antitoxin, producing the protein MAVKEFGIRELRNDTNSLLDALDSGHQVFITRRGARVAELRVPEPVEEIERLLADADRLPAVDTGMYDELFEAKDDDVAAQSDRDALWR; encoded by the coding sequence GTGGCCGTCAAAGAGTTTGGGATACGTGAGCTTCGAAATGACACGAACTCTCTTCTTGATGCCCTTGACTCCGGGCACCAGGTCTTCATCACGCGGCGCGGGGCCAGGGTGGCAGAGCTACGGGTGCCCGAGCCGGTCGAGGAGATCGAACGGCTTCTCGCAGACGCCGACCGGTTGCCCGCTGTCGACACCGGGATGTACGACGAACTGTTCGAGGCCAAGGACGACGACGTTGCTGCGCAGTCCGACCGAGACGCTCTGTGGCGTTGA
- a CDS encoding addiction module protein, with amino-acid sequence MSIDSVLREALTLPSRERSEVVAKLLASLDDEASHDDLDGVRAAWSEELEHRARLALSGEDPGEPWSVVRDRAQAKLAR; translated from the coding sequence ATGTCGATTGACTCGGTCCTTCGTGAGGCGTTGACCCTGCCAAGCCGGGAGCGCTCCGAAGTTGTAGCCAAACTGCTCGCCAGCCTCGACGACGAGGCAAGCCATGACGATCTTGACGGCGTGCGTGCCGCGTGGTCAGAAGAACTCGAGCATCGGGCTCGCTTGGCCCTTTCAGGCGAGGATCCGGGAGAACCCTGGTCGGTCGTTCGAGACCGGGCTCAAGCCAAACTTGCACGGTGA
- a CDS encoding cupin domain-containing protein, with protein MSDSNLNDEGPNPFVTNIEADTLANDNYRTTRWTGSNIQLTLMSIEPGRDIGLEVHEHGDQFLRVEAGRARVQMGPTEDDLNFDREVGDDWAIFVPAGAWHNITNIGDEPLKVYAIYGPPEHPHGTDHATKAEADADEHHHH; from the coding sequence TTGAGCGACAGCAACTTGAACGACGAGGGACCGAACCCGTTTGTCACGAACATCGAGGCCGACACGCTGGCCAACGACAACTACCGCACCACCCGCTGGACCGGGTCCAACATCCAGCTGACGCTGATGAGCATCGAGCCGGGCCGGGACATCGGCCTTGAGGTCCACGAACATGGCGACCAGTTTCTGCGGGTCGAAGCCGGGCGGGCACGGGTGCAGATGGGCCCGACCGAAGATGACCTGAACTTCGACCGCGAGGTCGGCGACGACTGGGCGATCTTCGTGCCGGCTGGGGCTTGGCACAACATCACCAACATCGGAGACGAGCCGCTCAAGGTCTACGCGATCTACGGACCACCCGAGCACCCCCACGGCACCGACCATGCAACGAAGGCCGAGGCCGACGCGGACGAGCACCACCACCACTGA